The window TTTCATATACATAGGAGCGTTGCTCTTTAGCATCGGGGCATTCCTCTGTTAATTCTCTGAAAGTTAGTTCTGCAATTGCATCTTGAAAAATATCTTCAATTTCATGAATATAGGCTGTAGGATCGTTATAAAGGTAAAATGTATGAGGAAGATTTAAAGTTTCTGCTTCCAAAGCATTTATAAAGGATGTATAAATTTCTTCATTTATAAAATCTGAACATTTAGCATAAGAAAATGCTTTTCTTGCAATAGCAAACATTTTTTCGTTTGTTGCTATGTTAATAAAAGTTAAAACTAACTTGACGTCCTTAATACGATATCCTTCCATTTTATTATAGAAAATCGCTATGGCTTTATGATCTTTTGCTTCTTCTGCTCTTAAAACAGCATGAAGAAGTGCGTTTTTGCGGCTGGTATAATCTAGGTTTTGATTTAAAATAAAGTGTGCAAAATTTTTAATTTTTATCCAGGGAATTTTTGAATTAGATAGAAGATGGGGTATGGTATAATGATTGATTACTGTCTTTTTTAAAACACAAAGCACTTGGGTATAATTTTGAGCTCGAGTAAGTCTGGAAAAAATATTTGGGTGTTCACTTGCCCACCGCACATCAGGGTTCTTCTCTATCTTCAAAGTTCCATTTTTAAGTAATTCGCCAAATGAAAGATCTTCTTCTCTAAAAGATGATTGTTTTGGTTTAGATTGAGGTGAAATGGCTATTGTGTCTGCTCTTTCGGGAGAGGGTGTAGTGAATCTTGTTTTTATCATTCCGCCCCTATCACCATTATTGTTATTTCTTCTGCTGCAAGAAGAGTTTTCTTTGCTGTAGGGAGAGTTTTGATTATGTGTGTAGTGAGACCTACGAGGTATAGGAGATATAGACATAAAGATACCTTAATTGAATTAAAAAATGGGTCACGATTGTAATGATTATATATTAATAATTCAATACATAATTATTTTTGCTAACATGAGTTATTAATTTAATGAAAGATCTTCTGGAATCATGGAGAGTGTTGCATACTGACCGCCCATCTCTCTTAATATAGATTGCCACATTTTTTCTTGGGGCGTATGAAAGACATGTTTTTCGCTTGCAGGTGTTAAAAACCAGTCTCCATCTAAAAACTCTCGTTCAAGTTGGCCAGGTCCCCACGCAGTATAGCCAAAACAGAGCTTTACATTAGGTCCATCCTCTTTGCTGACGGCCTCTTGTAAAAATTGCAAGTCACCCCCTAGATAAACTCCATCACAAACATGTATGGACTGATGAGGTATTTTGTTAGAGGAATGCAAGAGCATCATTTGACTTGTTTGTGTAGGACCGCCTGCTTGTATGTTGATTTTTGAGTTGGCAAGTTGTTGTAAATTTAAAAGCTCTTCTGGTAGCTCTAGATTAAGGCGCTTGTTGATAATTAAGCCAAAAGATCCGGAACTATTGTGCTCACAGAGAAGGATGACTGCTCGAGAGAATAAGCCAGGTTCTGAATCTGGGGATGCAACCAAAAATGTACCCTTATTTAGGTTGGAATAGGGGAGCGGATTCATCTAATGTATTCTCCTAAGGCACGCATATAGAACTATTACATCTCAATCTTGATTCTATAAACTGCTGGCGATAAATCTGCAAGGTCTCTTCCACATCATTTAGGCGTTGTAAGAGCTCAGAAAAATCGGAGTTGAATTCTTTATTATCAAAGATAGCATTACAATTTCTGCTGCATGCAGCTTTTCTTAAGCTCATTTCAATACGAGAAAGTGAGAGCGTAATGCGGTTCATCTCTTCATCAAAGAAAAGAGTAAAGGCTTCTGGGCAGCGAAGTTTACTCAAGAGGTTCATGCGAATCATGCGCTCTCTTTGCCATGTTTTATTGAGGTGGAAAAGAACACCATAATTGTTGACATCAGCTAGTAAAATATTTGCTTTGGACATGAGGTTTGTGACTTGCAGGTAAAACTCGTCGTTTTTAAAGAGCTTGCCAATAGAGCCTGTAGGTGACATGGAGCTAGAAAAATTGCTTACATTGCATGCAATTCTTCTAAAATCTTGTAAAATTGTTGGAAAATGTTCTTTTGCAGAGTTACTGACTTCTCTTATATTTGAGACAATAGTTTGTAAATCCTCTGGCCTATTGATGGCATCTGTAATTTCCGATATATTTTTTGCAATTTTAGAAAGGGAAGAAACAACTTCTTTTTCATTGATAGCTCCTAAGAAGATGTCAAAGCGTTTAGATGTCTCTTTTATAGAGTGGATTGTTTCGTTTAAGTTTTCAATTACATGAGATGCGTTGATCGTTGCAAAGCTTGTTCTAATTTGAAAGGCAGCCTCTCGAATAGATTTTAGTACGTGTGGAATTTCTGCTTTGTTTTGCTGTAGAATCTCTCTTAGTTGATCAAATGTCTCTCCCGCTTTGTTCCCAATAGATGAGAGCTGATTGAGCATTTCTTCTACAGGATCTCCCGATTTACCATACATAATTTGGTCTGTAACAGGATATGAGGGCTGTCCTTTTTTTACAGCTCTTGGAATGATAGCAATGGTTCTCTCGCCAAGTAGCCCTGTAGTGTGTACAGTAACTTCGTCTGTATCGTAGACTACTGTATGGGAGTCAATTGCAAGCTCAAGTTCATAAAAACACACATGTCCATAGCGGCCAGTTGGCTGGCTTCTTGCATCATAAATAGGGTCGATAGCGATAACTTCACCAACAGCTTGTCCTGCAAAAGTGACTCTTGTACCAATTTGAATTTTTTCAATACTAGTAAAGCATACATATAGCTTTTTTTTACCATCACCGACAGATGGACGCAAGAA of the Chlamydiales bacterium genome contains:
- a CDS encoding MlaD family protein is translated as MTEKAKTILIGCFIIIACLATIGVLLFLRPSVGDGKKKLYVCFTSIEKIQIGTRVTFAGQAVGEVIAIDPIYDARSQPTGRYGHVCFYELELAIDSHTVVYDTDEVTVHTTGLLGERTIAIIPRAVKKGQPSYPVTDQIMYGKSGDPVEEMLNQLSSIGNKAGETFDQLREILQQNKAEIPHVLKSIREAAFQIRTSFATINASHVIENLNETIHSIKETSKRFDIFLGAINEKEVVSSLSKIAKNISEITDAINRPEDLQTIVSNIREVSNSAKEHFPTILQDFRRIACNVSNFSSSMSPTGSIGKLFKNDEFYLQVTNLMSKANILLADVNNYGVLFHLNKTWQRERMIRMNLLSKLRCPEAFTLFFDEEMNRITLSLSRIEMSLRKAACSRNCNAIFDNKEFNSDFSELLQRLNDVEETLQIYRQQFIESRLRCNSSICVP
- a CDS encoding YqgE/AlgH family protein; translated protein: MNPLPYSNLNKGTFLVASPDSEPGLFSRAVILLCEHNSSGSFGLIINKRLNLELPEELLNLQQLANSKINIQAGGPTQTSQMMLLHSSNKIPHQSIHVCDGVYLGGDLQFLQEAVSKEDGPNVKLCFGYTAWGPGQLEREFLDGDWFLTPASEKHVFHTPQEKMWQSILREMGGQYATLSMIPEDLSLN